A window from Sebastes fasciatus isolate fSebFas1 chromosome 22, fSebFas1.pri, whole genome shotgun sequence encodes these proteins:
- the zdhhc21 gene encoding palmitoyltransferase ZDHHC21: protein MKLRLHFVVDPMGWLCISMVFGIWLYNTFFVTKLVLLPHYNEGHIPWAIVVCYYIASALCFAALFRASTADPGRLPVDPHIPHSEREQWELCNKCNLMRPKRSHHCSRCGHCVRRMDHHCPWINNCVGEDNHWLFLQLCFYAQVLSLYTLVLDFCQYYYFQPLTGLDQEMFTTRHELALLRVSALMGLVMFAGMTSLFYTQLTGILSDTTTIEKMAQFTNEIYGSKKSWQWALAEVCGTRWKFLWLIPLRSRQPIQASHHFRTHV, encoded by the exons ATGAAGCTTCGACTGCACTTTGTGGTGGACCCCATGGGCTGGCTGTGTATCAGCATGGTGTTTGGGATCTGGCTCTACAACACTTTCTTTGTCACTAAACTGGTTCTGCTTCCACACTACAATGAGGGACACATCCCTTGGGCCATAGTCGTTT GTTATTACATAGCATCAGCACTCTGCTTTGCGGCCCTATTCAGAGCTTCCACAGCAGATCCCGGCCGTCTTCCTGTGGACCCCCACATACCTCACTCCG AGCGAGAGCAATGGGAGTTGTGCAATAAGTGCAACTTAATGAGACCCAAAAggtcccaccactgcagccgtTGTGGACATTGTGTACGCAGAATGGACCACCACTGTCCTTG GATCAATAACTGTGTGGGAGAAGACAACCACTGGCTCTTCCTGCAGCTCTGTTTCTATGCCCAGGTCCTCAGTTTGTACACCCTGGTGCTGGACTTCTGCCAGTACTATTACTTCCAGCCGCTGACGGGACTAGACCAG GAGATGTTTACAACACGCCATGAACTGGCTCTGCTGCGAGTCTCGGCGCTCATGGGTTTGGTCATGTTTGCTGGCATGACTAGCTTGTTTTACACTCAGTTGACGGGCATCCTCTCT GACACTACCACCATTGAGAAAATGGCTCAGTTCACCAATGAAAT atatGGCTCAAAGAAATCCTGGCAGTGGGCGCTAGCTGAAGTTTGTGGCACTCGCTGGAAATTCCTGTGGCTCATCCCGCTCCGAAGCAGGCAGCCGATCCAAGCCAGCCACCACTTCCGCACCCACGTGTAG